One region of Psychrobacter sp. DAB_AL43B genomic DNA includes:
- a CDS encoding c-type cytochrome, with translation MDNPIVKKAIMTPKMLTVIVLSVIGSTVLVGCSQQVDDVETVASKHDAAQAPDYQASRNTGSWGGVYMSREELKAPVINVVDDSSLPSMENDPSISEWEAKFEGTNAFVTTDGKKLYHDSCAGCHMHKGEGAQGAGYYPPLANNSKMQSKYYIIDILINGFRGMPSFHMMMNDEQMAAVTQYVVSDLNGFTDTVTAEDVAKLRHANPPGYDPSE, from the coding sequence ATGGACAATCCAATCGTGAAAAAAGCAATCATGACACCTAAAATGCTGACGGTTATAGTGCTGAGTGTGATAGGTAGTACTGTATTAGTAGGTTGTAGTCAACAAGTAGATGACGTAGAGACTGTGGCTAGTAAACACGATGCAGCACAAGCTCCTGACTACCAAGCAAGTCGAAACACGGGCAGTTGGGGCGGTGTCTATATGAGTCGTGAGGAGCTAAAAGCGCCGGTTATCAATGTTGTTGATGACAGCTCACTACCTAGTATGGAAAACGATCCAAGTATCAGCGAGTGGGAAGCGAAGTTTGAAGGCACCAATGCTTTTGTGACTACGGATGGCAAAAAACTTTATCATGACTCATGTGCTGGTTGCCATATGCATAAAGGCGAAGGAGCGCAGGGGGCGGGCTATTATCCACCACTAGCAAACAATAGCAAGATGCAGTCAAAATACTACATCATTGATATTTTGATTAATGGCTTTCGTGGTATGCCGTCATTTCACATGATGATGAATGATGAGCAGATGGCTGCTGTTACTCAGTACGTTGTGAGTGATTTAAATGGTTTCACCGATACAGTTACTGCCGAAGATGTGGCAAAGCTTAGACATGCTAATCCGCCGGGCTATGACCCAAGTGAATGA